The Metallosphaera hakonensis JCM 8857 = DSM 7519 genome includes the window ATACGTCTCCAATTTATCAAGAAGAGTTTCGAGCGACATAGGAAAGGCTACTTGTCGTTATTAGAGGAAAGATCCATTTCTTAGGCGCCTAGGATAAATACTTGTTAATTTTTAAGTAATATGAAAAGAATAAATTATTTTATTTTAGTAAGCTAATAATACAATAAGAAGCTTATTAAGGTATATTATAATGGAAAACTTGATGTATTTGCAGAAAATCTTAGGGTTTCCTATATCTTCCCGTGTGTATCCAGAGTTAGAACGCCATAGAGTTTATAGAATGATCATGTCATCCTTGACCTTTACGTCGCCAAAGAAGTGGACCATTCGTCTTTTCATGGTCAATTTAGCCATGTCCATTTACACCTTGATCGTAGAAGTAAAGGGGGATAATAAGGAGGATACTTCCGTCTATTCCTTATCACTGTGCTGCTATATGAAAAGTGAGCTTTACAAATGAAAAATCATAAACATTGAAAACCACTTTTCAATTCATATAGTTTATTTTAAAGAGGGTAATTTTGAGGTCTACCGACAACTGCTGAAGATTAAAAACTTCCATGGTACTACCAGATACCTATTATTCCCGTAGGGAAAATCATACAATTGTTTCCACAAAAATTTTACCTAGCATGATCCTTTTACTCGAAGGTTTAATTGAAATATTGGACTTAGATTTACTGTAGTAATTACATAAAACCTCTTCTTGGCATTACTTTTACCTAATTTCAACTACATGATCCCTCTCACATTAAACTCTACAAATTAGAATATTAGAATATTTATAATTTATCTCAAAGACTTTAATACAAGATTTATTTCTTGTTCCGCAACCTCGGCCCATGAATTATGATGGGAAATAAACTCCGCGACTTTTCCCTCGTTTATAGGACTTTCCTTAGACTGAATAACTTTACGAACCTCTCTGGCCATTCTCTCGTGGTCAAATTCCTTAACTAGGATGACGCCTGGAATATCAGAGTAGACATATCTTATACCAGGAATGTCGTATGCTACCACTGGAGTATTCACCGCCAGCGATTCCAATATTACCAATGAGTTAGTATCGTCGTGTGACGGATAAATCATTACCTTAGCTTCAGACATTACCTTGTATCTATCTTCTCCTAGAATAAACCCTAGATATTCTATCCTGTCTCTAACGCCGTATCTCTCCGCTAAGCGATAAAACTTTTCACTATATTTTTCTTTTAACCTACCCATTATTTTAACTTTCATGTCCACATCAGCGAGGTATTTCATTACCTTTACTAAATCAAGGATCCCCTTACCAGGTTCAAGCCTGGCAGTCGCGAAAAGGGCGAAATTGCCTTTCTGGACTACACGATAGTTTACAATGGAGGGATCCACGGCGAAGCCTGGATCAACTACCACAAGGTTCGTAGGTATTGCACTCATTACGCCCTCCACTGCTACCTTATTTACTCCAGCCACGAACTTAGGCGGATATCTTCTCATGATATCAACTGCTTTTCTCCAGAACCTAGAGATGAGGAGGCTCTTTGGCAAAGACGTCAGGAAGCTCTCCTGACCTATCTTAGCCTTATACCTCGAATACGAGAGTGGGCCCATATGAAGAGGCCCCACATACCCATTGATTAGGATGCCATATTTTTTCCCAGAACTTTGGGCCATAAACACAACATCTGGCGAGATGAAGTTAGGCGAAAAGAGAAAGTCCATTTCTGGCAGATCCGTATAACTCTGGGCTAAACGTCTAAACAGTCTGAAATCTAGGAAGTTGACGAGGCGATCTTTCTTAGATATCTTCCACTCAAGGATAGAATAAAACGATGAAACTACGCTTATTCCTTCCTTCTCTAAGTCTTTTACCCTCTGAATTAGAAGGCGTTGATCTTGCTCATCCTGAATCTGCAAGTATGTATCTAGAGTCGGGAAAAGATAGAGTTCGAAGGCATTTCTAGCGTTTCTGATGAACTCCTTAACATGTCTTTCAGCGCCTCCTTCATTTAGATTAGTCAAAGAATGGGTTACTATACCTAGTTTCATGAGGTAGGAGTGGAAAACTCGATATTAAGTGAGATGGAACTATTTCCACACCGTCTTAGTCATTTATACCAATGGGTGAACAATCCCCACCCTCAGTACGGAGCTTCTTGCTCCCTAGCTCCGTATTACCAGGATAGAGGGCGGAAGTCTAGCACGAGGCTACTTCTCAGCCAGTACTCTTTAGGATATTCAGGGAAGCATTGTAGTCACTAGTAATTCCATAAAATTCTTAACCATTTGGATAGGGTAAAATACGAGATGATAAGACAAAAACTTGCTGGAAATACTAACGATCTGCAGTCCAACTACAGATAGTATAGTGGAACACTAGCGTTTCCGAGAATTTCTTACTCATCATCATTCATTAATAAGTAACTTGTAAATTGAGATAAAAGAATTAATCAATTAAAATAAATTACGCTAGTGATTCCAATAAGTATTTATCCTAAAAGTCCCTAATCCTACGCCAAGAACTTATCAGAAACGCTAGCGTCTATTTCTATACTCCTCATGAGATCCTTATGTTCGTGAAAATTAAATAAGTCTGTAAAGCAGATGATAGGCTCAAATTACCTTATTCTTTACAGTTTGAGGATGTATATAGTGTAGAAATCTTTAAGTCAATGCAATTCATTGATAAAATAAGTATGATTCTCTTTGATATATCAGCTGCGTATAGAGACAATTCTACGGAAATAATTGGCCCTCCCAGATCAGGGAAGTCCACCTTCCTAACTTATTGTGATAAATTCCCCTCGTGTAGGCAGGCTTTTCCGGAGTGCCTTAGTAAAAATTGCAGTGATAAGGAAAAGTCTCTCCAGGCCACACAGGAAGAAAGTTTACTTAAACAGGGAGAAGAAAGTTTACTTAAAAGACTCATTAATTCTTTTAATTTTATAAAACGGCGACCCTTCGAGGACAAGCCGAATTTTTATCTAGATGAAGTTCAAGGGGCACTGGTAGTCGATCAACTCCTGGATTGCCTCAATGGAGAATGCGGCGCCCTAACGACTACGGATGGAAAGAAAGTAACAGGAGACCTACTAATAGGTTCCCTCGAGAACATCTATAAAGACGAGACGGGGCTAGATTTACCCAACCTTTACCAACTACGTGACCTCGACAAAGAGAGAGTAAAGGAGGACGTACTTCTCTACTCTACAGTTAACTGGCACGGGATAAAGTACGTAAATCCTAGACTGATCCTATTGAGCTTAGCTCACGCGACTCATGACGCCAATTACAGAGACAAACTGAGGGAACATATGCTTTTCTCGAAAAAGTTCCTCTCAGCTCTAGGCTTAGGGGCCATCTTCACGGAATCGCTCTTCACCTCTGGAGAGGAGATCGGACTAGACTCAACGTACAGGATTTCCAAGGATATAGTTCCCTCCGTTCTCACCTTCCTTGGGGGAAAGTTATTACATCTTGGCGGAGTAATTTCCACCATAGTTAGTGGGGGATCAACAATAGCGTTTCTACTCCCTGTGGTACTACTCCTATCGTTCTTTGAGAGGAGAAAAGAAAAGGAGGAATTTACAGAAAATCTTATAGAATTAATTGAGAGATGGAAAAAATTACCGAAAGAAATGAGAGAGGTCATAGGAATAGGTATAGACGATAAGCTGGGACTTCCCCCTGGAACAGCTAAGGGCATCCTGGATGGGCTGTCTGGAGAAAAACCAGAAAAACTCAAGGAGGAGCTAAATCAAGTTACTCAGCAAATATCCCAGGAAATTGAGGCCTTGCGTAATGAGATAAAGACGGTATTTGAGGTTCTTCAGAGCTTACAGCAGAGTTTCGCCTCTCCCCTTAACCCCGAGTCCCTAGCGGAATACTATGGAGTAAGCCCTGAGAAGATATTTGACATTAAGTATGAGGTGAACTCATTAAGAGGAGAACGATACACAACCAACGCCAAGGAGATTTCGGAAGACATTATGAAATATTTAAACGGAGAGGGAGGACTCAAGTACAATTTCATGATAATAAGCGGAGATCCGGGCGTAGGTAAATCGTGGCTAGGATACGAGGTGGCCAAGGAGTTAATTGGGAAGGCGCAGGTGTTCCAAGTTAACTCTACCAAACTAGATCCTGGGGTATTCTCACTTTTAACAAGTTTACGTAATGTCAACACAAACACACCGTTGATTTTCCTTATTGATGACAAGTACCTGGGCCCAGAGCAGGGGAAGATCAGCCTGGACAGACTTACCGATCTGATCCTCTCCTTCAAGGAAACTCACATAAAGGCCTTCCTGCTAATAACCATGAGGAGGAATCGCCTACAACTGATCAAGGAAGAACTGAGGGATCTTGACCTAAAGGATGCGATAATGGATATATCCCCGACTCAAGAGTCCTTAAAGGAGTTAGTGAGGGCCAGATTGAAGAGATTACAAGACAAAATTGGAGTCCAACTGGAGGACAAATTGATCAGGATGGGGAAGACCCCGCTACTTATTGGCCTCCTCATGGACTTGCTAGAGACGTGTGGAGACGCGGAATGCGTTGAG containing:
- a CDS encoding glycosyltransferase family 4 protein, translated to MKLGIVTHSLTNLNEGGAERHVKEFIRNARNAFELYLFPTLDTYLQIQDEQDQRLLIQRVKDLEKEGISVVSSFYSILEWKISKKDRLVNFLDFRLFRRLAQSYTDLPEMDFLFSPNFISPDVVFMAQSSGKKYGILINGYVGPLHMGPLSYSRYKAKIGQESFLTSLPKSLLISRFWRKAVDIMRRYPPKFVAGVNKVAVEGVMSAIPTNLVVVDPGFAVDPSIVNYRVVQKGNFALFATARLEPGKGILDLVKVMKYLADVDMKVKIMGRLKEKYSEKFYRLAERYGVRDRIEYLGFILGEDRYKVMSEAKVMIYPSHDDTNSLVILESLAVNTPVVAYDIPGIRYVYSDIPGVILVKEFDHERMAREVRKVIQSKESPINEGKVAEFISHHNSWAEVAEQEINLVLKSLR